TTTTCTTTTAAGAGGACTCTGGCTACAATTGCCAACTGGCTTATTATGCAGCCATGAAAGGATAATAAGAAGATGGTATATTCTGCTAGCACCCACCTAGAAAAATGAGTGGCATACATAAAATATTGTGATCCGACAGAAAGAAGAATATAAAATAGAAGATCAAATACTGAATAAAATACCGAATCCAGAATCTGTTATCTTATCACAAATCCATGTTGTGGTCATTGCACCACAGACCAACAAAAAGGTTGTCACCATCACATGCTTAACTCTGCAAACAACATGAACTGGGTGATTACCACATAGCATTTGGCTAGTTTTTTTATGTCTATAAAAAGAAACTGTAACATGAGTGTGGAAACAGATGTGATAGAGCTATCTTAGACTTCATCCACAAAGAAGCGATTATAAGCTACTAAATTTCAATTGAATGCCAGCATGAATAGGTAACATGCACAGCAAGTTCAATTGAGTGACAAATAAAGAACTAGGTAGTAACCCACCACAAGGCATAGAATGTATGTCACTTTTTATAATAATGAGGTCTTAGGTTGTAGATTGTTAACAGAAATAGTGCATATGTCACTACCTGTAAGTAGCTGCAAAGATAGAATATGGAAGTGAATAACAAGCAAGGATAACTGCCTCCACTATAGCGAATCCAAGTGAAATCCACCATCTGAAATGGACATATAAACCCAAAGGGTTTGTCTCCTTTAGCATAGATCAAGCAAAGACAGGACGGAAATGAAAATTGCTAAGCAAGGACTCGTCTCACTGCTTGAGTTGAAAACTAGACACACATATAACTCTTTATCTTCTCATGACCATCTAATCCTTCTTTCCGCAGCTTTACAAGCGAAGGAACAAGGTGACATAGTACCTGAATATGTGTTTCACAAGTTATATTATATAACAATAAAACAAAtagcataaaaatgatgatgacaCCGGAAAACCATCATGGTAAAGCTAGCTTTTATCTATATCAAAATGGGAGTGAATGCGTTTACCTGCATAAGAATAGATGCTCCTATCTGAGGGCTGATTCCAAGCTGGAAAAGTGACAGCTTAAGTTCTGCCGTCAAATCTCCAAGTTCATCTGCCATTAATGATAACAATTAACCACGTGAGGAGAGATAAAGCAGAAGATCCTGCTATTATCAGCTGAATTCTTTAATAAGTTTTCTTCAGAATATGAGCTCCTTCTAGCACATTTTCATATAGTATCACATTGGGCGGTTCTATTTAGAATGGTAAACAAGAGCATTGCTAAACACATAAACTTCCAGAAAACAAAACTAGAACTTACCAACAGATCCAGAGACAAAACTAAGATAGTTTTCAGGTATCAACCGCCTATCAAAACCAGGCAACGGGATAAAATAACCAATGCGACTCATAACAATTAGAACAGCCGTCACAAACAACCTCCGCCGTATTTCACTTTTGAAAAATGATTCAGCAGCATTATTAACAACAGAACCCAACCGAACAAAATTCAAGAATCTATTCTTAAACATTTTAGGTCTGGGTTTCAAGACTTCAGTAATAACAGAAGTATCAACCGAATTGCCTTCATCTGCTCCACCATCAGGTATCGGCGCACGGTGTGAGGAGTGTTCAGGTGGTGCCTCAACATTAGAATAGTTGTCCGCACAATAAACAAGAAACCTTTTATTGAATTTAGACGACAAGGATCTGTTTAATAACAAAGAATGCATTCGCAGAGAGCGTGATGCATTGTTGACTGTGGATAAGTAAGTTCCAGAGTGACAAAACTGGAGACTGCCTTCAATTCGACCACCTAAATAACAAAAATAACTCAATTTTCAGaccctatttttcaaaaaacacaaaCTCCTCTTCTACTACCACCAGGTAATCAACATGAATTCTTGTTGGGGTTATCTGAGTTTCATCCTAACAAGTCAGAAAACTATGTTTTGGCATAAATGAATGATTTTTAAACTGCCTGATATTAACATTAAGAGTGAAAAATACAGAAAGATAAATGGGGGAGAGAAACTTACTTGGAATTCTGAGAGATTTGGTTCTGAAGAGCTTGAGATGAAGACAAttagtaccagaagaagaagaagaagttgttgttgtcatAACGTAAAACCCCAATTCAGTAAAACCTAGTTAGGGTTTTGATGAGAATGAAATGGTTAACTCCACAGACTCATCcagaagaaaagcaaaggatttttatttggaggTTTATGAAGGGGTTTTTATTTGATCTGTCGGCTGTAAGAATCTGACAGGCTAATTAATAATGTGACGTTTACCGTGGAAATACGGTCCGCGGGCCATCTACAAAAAACCCATCCAAaaaaaagtgatacaaaaactccaaatatcataaactgtctaaactaccctcccctaattcaacccaaaagaaactgagaaagaaaacGACCCACTAATTTATTACTTTACAACCTGCGTAACGgacaaaatttcttaaaacctccgctcctgtattcgttcaaaatcaatctgtattCGTTCAAAAATCAATCCGCTCATGTattcgttcaaaatcaatctgctcatccctaagccaaaatcgttcaaaatcaatctgtattcgtcatcatcttctcgattttaccttcttctcttattctatggttgcgtacttcaaccactgctacaaaatctgacctaatttttcaaccacaaatggcgaagaaacaaaatcaacaggcgaaaaagaaagatgaaaagctaaagaaaatagcgaaaccatctcctaaaggtaagaaatcgaatttgctttcaagttgatttcgagtttgaattcaaaagattattaggtttcatttgatttctgggttggttttctgtttgcttttaggtttcatttcttaggttaggttctattttcatttggttacatcgtttctttggtttaggtttaggtttcagtttgtttgatgtaaccaaatgaaaacagatttcaattgtttgtatatttgatgcaaccagattttttttttctatttgatgaaaccatatttcatttgttgtttatttggtgaaaccaaagtataatctgtttttttttatgaaaccattctgggtttcatcattttacaaccaattggtaaattggttccaccaattgttaatctgttacatcataataatatggtctttttgatgaaaccatttttggtttcatcacttttcatttgttaggtttaggtctgcaagaatgatgtaacagatttgcgatgaaaccagatatcattttttgtttcttaatgaaacccaaaattggtttcatcatttttagttattggtttacttctagagttgttattggctgttgatttgaattcaaactgtggagattggcgctatgttacgtaatcttatggtttcatacaagtttcaattatgcttatggtttcatcactttgttcgtgcttatggtttcatcattacaagtgtatgtcttatggtttcatcattattatttattattctcttatggtttaattttggtttcacaataggtaaaaaaagagataaggaaccatACAGGTGCTTATTGCATCATTTGTGCGAGCTACCAGTAAAAATTAAGGCGTTGATAAAAAAACAAGcaactgcatttgaaagctcttaaATCATGTCCTTTCTGGCGTTTCTTTGAGTCGTTCTATGATGGCGTGATGAACAAAGATGAGCTCATCAAAAAGACAAAAGCAGTAATAATGTTTTTAAGTACAATTGAAAACAGACTTGATGGTAAGCTCCCGTATTGTTTCAAATtagcaagatcaaggaaaatgactttgcggacaattccagaacattttgctgtgatttttggtttccaaatggtgaattatgtagaagcagacgacattgatgaagatctggttaaaaaggttaacgtctttgtggctaattattttgctggaaataaaaaaacgaaaaaaaccgatattgaaaagcgtatgctggaagccacaaatgatgaaaccagagcggatgactttgtcaagtttttcgtaatgtttctgttggtttcagtATTTGTCCCTAACAAATGTGGGCGGACTCTCGCAACAAAGTACTTGTatatggtgtttgatatgaacaaggtgtgctggccggaagtcttccatgactatgtacttgattcgataatgacaaacataacagacgtagaaaatgttgttggttgtgtaatataccctctggtaagttaagatttgttattttttttcataagttaagtatttttttttcaatattggttgttgaataataagcgacttgtttttgatgattaatttgaatattggttgttgttttttttgcagtatttgttggcagagatgacaaagatcgcacaaagaaagcatgtgctagacaagtatccgaggtttgctagatggaaccttagcaacatctgtcaacaagtattgtctaacttcgagaatcttgaagaaaaaacagaactttggtctaaggtaaatatttacttagaagatttacttttctgatggaaccaattttggtttcatcaaaaattctagctgaatttttgtttcttagataacttcgagggttttatttgatatttttgttagacaatattcgaaatcttcgagggttttattagattattgctatgagttcttaccattacttgttaccattaaaaatgctttgcttggtatgtcgtctgttttattttaaacgaattttggtaaatattttcttgttcagatttacttttttgatgaaaccagttttggatttatcaaattttttagctgaaaccaatttttcttgtgtactgcaggagaatattggtcaccgaaagggatcattcttgcttcagtatgacgaatcataaatgcgcttggctgatcccgtagatgaagtggaaattgttgtgccagatgaagaaaatgaagtgccGGTTAAAGtgaaagatgaagaaaatgttggtgctagtagtgaagctaactccttcaaagccaaataccaatttgcgcgagcattgattgaaaagcttaggaccaatactacatatgttctttctaaagaagaagaatcactgctggaaaaatatgatgccgaggacagggaacaacaactggtacaaagatagatttgatttttcttagtaacaattgaattactcgcatatattacaattttcttatacatttcatcatttttttgatgaaaccagatttggttccatcattcttttgatggaaccagatttggtttcatcatttcaagttaatgtttgtttgatgaattggccagttctttttattctttcagaagtttttgatttttacagcattaggttttgacacaggaagatgaaaaataaaataacttaggtatcttaatattgcaggtgataacaagggatgttaacatgataaatcaacaagaatctgaacaagagcaggtcatatcttcttcgtcgaaaacagtcaccgatgatgaacaagaaggagatggtactgagttgaatccaaataatatcgaggatatcaaggtggcaaagagggttgaatctgaaatggagaaagctacttcatcgatgccagtcaccaatgatgaacaagaaggagagggtactgagttgactccaaataccgttgaggatatcaaggtggcagagcgggttgaatctgaaatgagcaaagcttcatcgtggtcaccaatgatgaacaagaaggagagggtactgagttgactccaaataccattgaggatatcaaggtggcagagcgggtggaatctgaaatgagcaaagcttcttcgtcgatgccagtcaccaatgatgaacaagaaggagagggtactgagttgactccaaataccgttgaggatatcaaggtggcagagggtggaatctgaaatgagcaaagcttcttcgtcgaagcaaattattgaacaagaagaaaacgaaactcaatttgtaattgatgaagatgttatcaggaaaatggaatacgaatacaataagaaaggttgttcgtcgtcaaagccaaatgttggaagcgtatactactacccagctgtaaagatggcgaatgatttacttgagttagagaatgaacaacctggatttgttaggactgtcgcagtgtgacagtcaagagaaaggacagggagaactcagtgctgcgcaaaggatgagtaacatggttacaagaatgagggaagacagaaggaatttggttccacctatcagaatgcaggattacaacaccagtgtgaaaaaaagaagaaaggttacagctcgtaagtgcaaggagaacaagaaggtgcaggaagtacagggggtgaagttgaaaccagttgataacttgaagatcttgaaagtactcaacagaaatgagaaacccctcgtgaccacttttttcagaaagaacaatgaaaggtaattgggaaataactgatgtaaccaagactggtttcatcaaaattttgttccaagttatgcattgtttctcctttttttatccatcattgactagctttttaaaaaataaaattaacaggtcaacggcgtgggagcatttaaatcttcaattacatatatcggggaagatgatggataatttgatgagagagggtgacgtcgcaggagacattatagagttctacattttgaagctgcaaaacaacataaaaaaaagttgaaacaagatggttctccaaagtaccagagagctgtgtttataagcacatttgcctatgtaagtttactccgaaattctttaatgtaaattttttggcataaaaaatagttgtggaaaacaaaaaatgatgttgtttatatggttaattttgatggaacaaagtttggtttcatcaaacttgcatgtctgtaactaattaaggagcttttatctggtattttgtttcagacatgtcactcattaggaaagaaatgtggtgctgtaatagaaggcttcatcgacaaaatggattatagcgtgcggtttttgttcgttccgttgctgacatcacttggagatgtatgtaaaccattggacattgctttcttttgattttgaaaccggggaattttatcactacaactccttggcttccacgggagaggaatgcagaaaaagtgctgaaagcatgaaacaacgtatagtatcagcatttgcacagcacgacgcaaagctcccctgtgatcagcaggcaagtcagccaacaacatactctttgcacaaccctacatgttgtgaacaaatagggtaagttatgtttggaagtttatagttcacatatgcatatgcttgaaatcattacatcacttgtaaccgaatgctttacatatagttactaatatcagaacactctcagctagtcactttgtaacaattgagacattgttttggtttttcaggaacgattgtggcctgcatgtttgctattacatgaagagcctcttgaaaggaaacatgtctacagatgatatacgaaaaaaggtgcataatatgagaccaaagttagcgttgaagatactccttgacaatatagaataatactcgcatgtcgtgaccgtcctattgaacattcagttttagttgaattttaaattacttttgaaatggttattgtaatgatgatactccttgacatacagttcttcttgcagattcaagttttagttgaagtttaaagtacttgtgaaatggttacagtttatataaaaaacgatttcgtgctatttcagttgtatttccttaaaagtttatgtctacagaaatatgatgtctcatttttataaaaaatatccataaatgatgtgtcatatatttgcggcaccaataaacaatagacaaaacatcatctactgtgttgtcaaaaaatatagaagaaaaagtgacagtaaaacaatggttccaccaaaataagatgaaaccctttctggtttcatcaagaaaatgatgaaaccctttctggtttcatcaataaaatgatgaaaccctttctggtttcatcaaaaaaatgatgaaacctgattcggttacaccaaactataaaggcctgtaaaaattctgaaaaacttaaacttaatcaaacttattattcttagaaaaaatataaaatgaaaacacctgcagcatattaacttctaaaacaaaaatctgaaatagtaaatgaaacacatattgtagtctagcaaacgaaactaagagtaaaattcgatgacttgcaggaaccacatattgtagtctagtcgaaatgactacaagttctcatgaaatctgacgagaagggcatgtccgtttattatgggtggtcaaaaccttgcaggaaccacaggttctcatcttcttattggcaactgaacctgtattaggaatcctcttcttcttcgatggacgtcctggttgtggtccattattcggaccaaaaaccatcgatttcggcgacactgtcacgggcttttcgactgtgggaacaggattgattgcatgtttatacgattctcggtagaactttactgtaaagtagtgctcaacataattgtaaggatcttctccattcaccatgatgcaacggacagcatgggcacacgggaaaccgtcaatacgccaacggttgcaagaacatgttcttcttttcaaatcgacagtctgtgttaatgaagcatgaacttcaaacacatattccgacgacttggtgacttggtagttacatccatgcatcttgttgtcgtggagtagagcttcatattctggacatagagtttgacgccatttcattaagttagcagagtcctcgcgacgtttacacatttggtccattagcttcaccctgatctcatcaaccatgatggctataggcttctctctcttcaacgaccgaaccattgaaactctcagcaatatttgaacacaacctaccatatcgtcgacccttgaagaaaaaacttgcccatttatcaagaggagctctacttagatagtcttgtaacttctgattttgaaccttcctcaacttatcccaattctctgaaaattctttatgagtagaagcatacgcacatttcttaaacagtcccaatacatatttgttataaactttgcaactctttggtaagcatgtattgatattgcattccatatgccagtagcaccaaccatgaaaagcctcaggaaaaacaataggaatttgtgttaccaatccaatacctcgatcactcacaaaagtaagctttggtcgcaaaggagaaaggactttcttcaaattatccaaaaaccatttccagttcgcttcattctccgatgaaaccacaccataagcaagagggaagatttctgtaacatgaacagaaagcataacacaagcataagatgcaatgaaaaccaaacataaaaaatgatgaaaccaacataaaaaaatgatgaaaccaacataaaaaaatgataaaaaccttaccatcatttccggttagacctgctgctgccatcatatgaccaaggtacttgcttttcaagtgagccgcatcaacgaataatacaggacgacagaaattgaatccacgactacaagcttcaaaacagataaacatcctctgaaatttatgggtcccttcttcaacttccaaaaccacgtgagaaccaggactggtttcaatcaacttgtttttataccatttcaagaacataaaagatttcaatcaacttgtttttataactgaagtattcagtgcatgcttcttacctgcgtatgcataataacgactaatgtcaaagccgaagtctctcgtaaaagattccataatatgcttagttttcttattaggatcctgtttaatttcatcaataatcaagctactaactagtttcttcgatatccgtggcatgttaacaaatacaccaacacaagtatgctgattatttagttccttgataataaacggacttcctacaacaccatcaacagacaCAGTATATAAATGCTAGTCACATTTCTCCTCTTTGTTCTTATTAGCACAACGTGCACCAATCCTCAACTTCTCATTCCTATATACCGTGTATTCATAACCAGCTGTTGCGTGATACTTCTGTAAATCACAACGAACTTGTTCAACACCTCCCGGAAACAACTGTTCAACCCCTTGAAAAAGATGTAACCAGTGAGCAGACTTCAACGGTTCCTTAATTTTATCTGGAACATCATAATCAATCCGTGGCTTCTCAAAAGGTATAATTCCAGAACTTTGTGGCTGGTCATCAAAAGCTATAATTCCTGAACTTATTGAACCAGATCTCTCAGCTTTGTGACTTGCGAGTAACTCCATAATCCCTTCTTTATTATACATGCTAAATAGAGCCAAacattgaagatcaaaatcagaatgaatgaccttttgctgatcatcaaccatgtgaaaaatttccatagaaggaggagagaattcacaccaacttgagcatatactagtcttcaaattagcaaaagactcttggaggccaatacgaagagttaaacaatcttctttgtgacatacaagtgcgagaacagaatccataatctacagaacaaaatgatgaaaccaaaaacagtttc
This DNA window, taken from Papaver somniferum cultivar HN1 chromosome 3, ASM357369v1, whole genome shotgun sequence, encodes the following:
- the LOC113357369 gene encoding preprotein translocase subunit SCY2, chloroplastic-like, giving the protein MTTTTSSSSSGTNCLHLKLFRTKSLRIPSGRIEGSLQFCHSGTYLSTVNNASRSLRMHSLLLNRSLSSKFNKRFLVYCADNYSNVEAPPEHSSHRAPIPDGGADEGNSVDTSVITEVLKPRPKMFKNRFLNFVRLGSVVNNAAESFFKSEIRRRLFVTAVLIVMSRIGYFIPLPGFDRRLIPENYLSFVSGSVDELGDLTAELKLSLFQLGISPQIGASILMQVLCHLVPSLVKLRKEGLDGHEKIKSYIWWISLGFAIVEAVILACYSLPYSIFAATYRVKHVMVTTFLLVCGAMTTTWICDKITDSGFGQGSSLIICAGILTGYTDTLYKMLSQLSGTGVRLWLYILGVMGVFTVVTMWAVVVTEGCRKIKLQYYGFKLASAARDESPITEVEAYIPFNINPSGMQPVLTTTYLLAFPSILASLLGSPFWGRVKEILNPESSLGAAPWVYYSIYAFFVFVFNIFDIANLPKEIADYLNKMGARIPNIKPGKATIEHLTKIQASTRFWGGLLLSILATTSSVLDHYLRRMNQGFSIGFTSILIIVGSIIELRRSYQAYNVMPTLSKALQRYGV